One stretch of Nitratiruptor tergarcus DSM 16512 DNA includes these proteins:
- the thiC gene encoding phosphomethylpyrimidine synthase ThiC: MRREWVEKRKNNTVKTQMYYAKQGIITEEMQYVAQVEGLEPETVRKEVARGRMIIPANVNHIHQKPMAIGIAAKCKINANIGSSALASDIEGEVEKVKVCQKYGADTIMDLSTGGDLDAIRQEVIKNAEVPIGTVPIYQILHDCNNKIEDLTIDKMLEVIERQAQQGVSYFTIHAGFLLRFMPLVAKRKMGIVSRGGSLMAAWMMHYHKENPFYTAFDDILDICRKYDVSLSLGDSLRPGCLADASDDAQLEELKVLGELTLKAWDKDVQVMIEGPGHVPMNQIERNIKIERDYCHEAPFYVLGPLVTDIAAGYDHLASAIGAAMAGWYGASMLCYVTPKEHLGLPNAQDVREGIVAYKIAAHAADIARGRKGARDVDDAMSDARYHFDWNKQFELALDPDRAREYHDETLPQDVFKEAEFCSMCGPKFCSYKITQTILEEHGA; this comes from the coding sequence ATGAGAAGAGAATGGGTTGAAAAGAGAAAAAATAATACTGTTAAAACACAAATGTACTATGCTAAACAGGGCATTATCACTGAGGAGATGCAATATGTAGCACAAGTTGAAGGGCTGGAGCCTGAGACAGTGCGAAAAGAGGTAGCGCGTGGACGCATGATAATTCCTGCTAATGTTAATCATATCCATCAAAAACCGATGGCAATAGGAATTGCAGCAAAGTGTAAAATCAATGCAAATATTGGAAGTAGTGCATTAGCAAGCGATATTGAGGGCGAAGTTGAAAAGGTGAAAGTGTGCCAAAAATATGGTGCTGATACTATTATGGATCTCTCAACTGGTGGAGATCTTGATGCAATCAGGCAAGAGGTTATCAAAAATGCAGAAGTTCCTATTGGTACAGTACCAATCTATCAAATCCTCCATGACTGCAATAATAAAATAGAAGATCTTACTATTGATAAGATGCTTGAAGTCATAGAGCGCCAGGCGCAGCAGGGTGTAAGCTACTTTACTATCCATGCTGGATTTTTACTCCGTTTCATGCCACTTGTAGCTAAGAGAAAAATGGGAATAGTCTCAAGAGGTGGCAGTTTGATGGCAGCGTGGATGATGCATTACCATAAAGAAAATCCATTCTATACGGCCTTTGATGATATTTTAGATATTTGTCGCAAATATGATGTAAGCCTCTCTCTTGGAGATAGCTTGCGACCGGGATGCCTTGCTGATGCAAGCGATGATGCGCAGCTTGAAGAGCTCAAAGTTTTAGGTGAGCTCACACTCAAAGCATGGGATAAAGATGTCCAAGTGATGATCGAAGGGCCGGGGCATGTTCCAATGAATCAGATCGAGCGCAATATTAAAATAGAGCGCGACTACTGCCATGAAGCACCTTTTTATGTATTAGGTCCGCTTGTTACCGATATCGCTGCAGGATATGATCATCTTGCAAGTGCAATTGGCGCTGCAATGGCTGGCTGGTATGGAGCGAGTATGCTTTGCTATGTGACACCTAAAGAGCACCTTGGCCTTCCAAATGCCCAAGATGTGCGCGAAGGTATTGTAGCGTATAAAATAGCTGCCCATGCAGCAGATATTGCAAGAGGAAGAAAAGGTGCAAGAGACGTAGATGATGCTATGAGTGATGCGAGGTATCATTTTGATTGGAATAAGCAGTTTGAACTTGCACTCGACCCCGATCGTGCGCGTGAGTATCACGATGAAACCCTTCCACAAGATGTTTTTAAAGAGGCTGAATTTTGCTCTATGTGTGGACCTAAATTTTGTAGTTATAAAATCACACAAACTATCCTCGAAGAGCACGGAGCATAA
- a CDS encoding bifunctional 2-C-methyl-D-erythritol 4-phosphate cytidylyltransferase/2-C-methyl-D-erythritol 2,4-cyclodiphosphate synthase, whose protein sequence is MSEITLVLLGAGASSRFTLPVKKQWLWIGDEPLWLYVLHRFTSFAQFNNIILTAHPQEKPLFEKYSNALVIPGGNTRQESIRNALEHVRSEYVLISDIARVCVQKEVIERILEQKGKADCIAPYVPAVDTVMYKNETIDRSEVKLIQTPQLSRTKILQEALLQEREFTDESSAIKALGKDVVYVLGSEKQRKLTYKEDLHYLDCLQPPANTQRVGMGFDVHAFCEGRPLMLCGVEVPHHLGLAGHSDADVAIHAIIDALMGAAGFGDIGELFPDSNMEYKDIDSKVLLQKTATLLRQCGFTIVQIDLTIMAQAPKLLDFKPAMQQTIASLLELPPHNLNIKATTTEKLGFVGRKEGIAAQAIATLKYFDWRKI, encoded by the coding sequence TTGTCCGAGATCACACTTGTGTTACTAGGAGCTGGTGCCTCTTCGCGCTTTACACTGCCAGTAAAGAAACAGTGGTTATGGATAGGTGATGAGCCTCTATGGCTCTATGTGTTACACAGATTTACATCTTTTGCACAATTTAACAATATCATACTTACAGCCCATCCTCAAGAAAAACCACTTTTTGAAAAGTATAGTAATGCTTTGGTCATACCAGGTGGAAATACAAGACAAGAATCAATACGCAATGCTCTTGAGCATGTAAGAAGCGAATATGTCCTCATTAGCGATATAGCAAGAGTCTGTGTGCAAAAAGAGGTAATAGAAAGAATCCTTGAACAAAAAGGCAAAGCAGATTGCATTGCTCCCTATGTACCAGCAGTAGATACTGTTATGTATAAAAATGAAACAATTGATAGAAGTGAAGTAAAACTTATCCAAACTCCACAGCTCTCTCGCACAAAAATATTACAAGAAGCTCTTTTACAAGAGAGAGAGTTTACAGATGAGAGCTCAGCAATTAAAGCTCTTGGAAAAGATGTAGTGTATGTATTAGGAAGCGAGAAGCAGCGTAAACTTACATACAAAGAAGATCTTCACTATCTTGATTGCCTACAACCCCCAGCAAATACGCAGCGTGTTGGAATGGGATTTGATGTACACGCATTTTGCGAAGGTAGGCCTCTCATGCTTTGTGGAGTAGAAGTTCCTCACCATTTAGGACTAGCTGGACATTCTGATGCAGATGTGGCAATCCATGCTATTATTGATGCACTTATGGGGGCTGCGGGATTTGGCGATATTGGAGAACTTTTTCCTGATAGCAATATGGAATATAAAGATATTGACTCAAAAGTTTTGCTACAAAAAACTGCTACACTTCTGCGTCAATGCGGATTTACAATCGTGCAGATTGATCTTACTATTATGGCGCAAGCGCCAAAACTTCTCGATTTTAAACCTGCAATGCAACAAACCATTGCATCACTGCTTGAGCTACCCCCGCATAACCTTAATATAAAAGCCACAACTACGGAGAAGTTAGGATTTGTAGGACGCAAAGAAGGAATAGCTGCACAAGCTATTGCTACATTGAAATATTTTGATTGGAGAAAAATATGA
- a CDS encoding response regulator, whose translation MRVLIVENEIYLAQSISAKLSEIGFQCELAAGIKDALSDKNYDVILLSTNINGQDFYPVLNAFKDKIVILLVTHLTHDTVAEPLQKGANDYIIKPFIMDELIRKINHLIEHEHLKKENLAYKAYIAHSFKGLQIDNISIKEPLPLFIKTNYQKYADAYAFSFANLLQEPFKFYSLTEKGIFNKIKNEKDTQLLYISDFQTLKKSEKQQFFDIIKDKRAIVSTTESAEEEIPFKTIFLKSDNKIFDRNDILTIDEYVKYIIINYQNKFPDTMLSKKLGISRKSLWEKRKKYEIFKKK comes from the coding sequence ATGAGAGTATTAATTGTCGAAAATGAGATATATTTAGCTCAAAGCATCTCTGCAAAACTGAGTGAAATAGGTTTTCAGTGTGAACTGGCTGCTGGAATCAAAGATGCTTTGAGTGATAAAAACTATGATGTCATACTACTCTCTACCAACATTAATGGTCAAGATTTTTATCCTGTACTCAACGCTTTTAAAGATAAAATCGTCATTTTACTTGTAACACATCTTACTCATGATACTGTAGCTGAACCGCTGCAAAAGGGAGCCAATGATTACATTATTAAACCATTTATTATGGATGAACTTATTCGCAAAATAAATCACCTCATAGAGCATGAACATCTAAAAAAAGAAAATCTTGCATACAAAGCATATATTGCTCACTCCTTTAAAGGATTACAAATAGACAATATCTCCATCAAAGAACCCCTCCCCCTCTTTATAAAAACGAATTATCAAAAATATGCCGATGCATATGCATTCTCATTTGCTAATCTCTTACAAGAGCCCTTTAAATTCTACTCACTTACTGAAAAAGGGATCTTCAATAAAATCAAAAATGAAAAAGATACACAACTCCTCTATATTAGTGATTTTCAGACACTTAAAAAAAGCGAAAAGCAGCAGTTTTTCGATATTATCAAAGATAAAAGAGCAATTGTCTCTACTACTGAATCTGCAGAAGAGGAGATACCTTTTAAGACAATCTTTCTTAAAAGCGATAACAAAATATTTGATAGGAATGATATTCTCACTATAGATGAGTATGTCAAATATATAATTATAAATTATCAAAACAAATTTCCCGATACTATGCTCTCAAAAAAATTGGGGATTTCTCGCAAAAGCCTTTGGGAAAAAAGGAAAAAATATGAAATCTTTAAGAAAAAATAA
- a CDS encoding sulfate adenylyltransferase — MKSLRKNKIYIDKEALASLALVQEGLLFPVDKLMNEKETQEVDRTKEYKNRTFPFSFILAPSGKKNQEVIKALKKGDKVALVENDRDVGEIEVEEVFTIDPLQRIKNIYGTDDISHPGIKKNLQRLGKYAVSGKFHVIFDDLKRTKELIAKKKKELKAKNVAAIMLAAKPLHRAHERLIRLTMENSDLVVLFLLKPYTEDRFSYELRKKCLEYFVSNYLPKNRVIIAPLENTYIFAGFNELILDAIVAQNFGCTKLVVGKNHAGLGLYYDKNSVKSVFDNIKGITIEIETVSEFVYCNECKTLVSTNTCPHGTHHHISYHADSILELLELGILPPAVLVRKEISAIILSELFPNRFKNLEKLFADLIPNPGLIVKHNEEDFYKELMKLYQTTSLT; from the coding sequence ATGAAATCTTTAAGAAAAAATAAAATCTATATCGATAAAGAGGCGCTCGCTTCATTAGCTCTCGTGCAAGAGGGACTTCTCTTTCCAGTCGATAAACTTATGAATGAAAAAGAGACGCAAGAGGTAGACCGCACTAAAGAGTATAAAAATAGAACTTTTCCTTTCTCTTTCATTCTCGCACCCAGTGGAAAAAAGAATCAAGAGGTTATTAAAGCTTTAAAAAAAGGGGATAAAGTCGCACTTGTTGAAAATGATAGAGATGTAGGTGAGATTGAAGTCGAAGAGGTTTTTACAATTGATCCACTACAACGTATCAAAAATATATATGGTACAGATGATATCTCTCATCCAGGTATTAAAAAGAATCTCCAAAGACTTGGAAAATATGCTGTTAGTGGTAAATTTCATGTTATTTTTGATGATTTGAAAAGAACAAAAGAGCTTATCGCAAAAAAGAAAAAAGAGCTTAAAGCAAAAAATGTGGCAGCTATTATGCTTGCAGCAAAACCTCTCCATAGAGCCCACGAAAGACTCATTCGGCTTACTATGGAAAATAGCGACCTTGTAGTACTCTTTTTACTCAAACCCTACACTGAAGATAGATTTTCCTATGAGCTGCGTAAAAAGTGTCTTGAGTATTTTGTGAGTAACTACCTTCCAAAAAATCGTGTCATTATAGCACCATTAGAAAACACCTATATTTTTGCTGGATTTAATGAATTGATTCTCGATGCAATCGTAGCACAAAACTTTGGTTGCACAAAACTGGTTGTAGGAAAAAACCACGCGGGTCTGGGACTTTATTACGATAAAAATAGCGTAAAAAGTGTTTTTGATAATATCAAAGGCATTACTATTGAAATCGAAACAGTAAGTGAGTTTGTATACTGTAATGAGTGTAAAACATTAGTGAGCACCAATACCTGTCCTCACGGTACGCATCACCATATCTCCTACCATGCAGACTCTATTTTAGAACTTCTAGAGCTTGGTATTTTGCCGCCTGCAGTTTTAGTGCGCAAAGAGATAAGTGCTATAATTTTGAGTGAGCTCTTTCCAAATAGATTTAAAAATCTTGAAAAACTCTTTGCTGACCTCATACCAAACCCAGGCCTCATAGTCAAACATAATGAAGAAGATTTCTATAAAGAACTCATGAAACTCTATCAAACTACCTCTTTGACATAG
- a CDS encoding phosphatidylglycerophosphatase A family protein, which produces MQKCFLTGCYTGLLPKAPGTWGTLFGAVLAWIILLFMPQSTLFLLVVLITIIAIKEINKYEEATKTHDDPSIVIDEIAGIWLAISLLPSTTLPWLLLSILFFRFFDIKKPSYIGKLEKLPGGIGVMADDLLAGVLAGLSTGLVYVVFTHNLL; this is translated from the coding sequence ATGCAAAAATGTTTTCTTACAGGATGCTATACTGGACTCCTCCCAAAAGCTCCCGGCACATGGGGAACGCTCTTTGGAGCAGTTTTAGCTTGGATTATTTTACTTTTTATGCCCCAATCAACACTCTTTTTGCTTGTTGTTCTCATAACTATTATTGCTATAAAAGAGATTAACAAATATGAAGAAGCAACAAAAACACACGATGATCCTTCAATAGTTATTGATGAGATTGCTGGTATTTGGTTAGCAATCTCTCTCCTACCTAGTACCACACTGCCTTGGCTTTTATTGAGTATACTCTTTTTTAGATTTTTCGATATCAAAAAGCCTTCATATATAGGAAAACTTGAAAAACTCCCCGGTGGCATTGGTGTTATGGCAGATGACCTTTTAGCAGGAGTTCTTGCAGGACTATCTACAGGTTTAGTATACGTTGTTTTTACGCACAATCTGTTATAA
- a CDS encoding 4Fe-4S dicluster domain-containing protein, translated as MIRLDAAKCVRYYSKLNECNSCEQICPADVIETQEGSLALKQDGCIDCGACVGVCPTEALQLSDFNVTEFFFDFVKSDEKIISCKSNFVCLAALGVEYLIALGAVKEIVLDIGHCETCDIKEKCFAQIEHNIAEANYVLEAIEQRGVQAKKLGVQKENVPDRREFFNIFTLKNVVKTKAKIDEQLEALEDPTVGLDTEQIRAIRQKSIPNKRKLLFTLLKKIEKPANYKYLENEHLSFTSEKEIDESCDNCSICYRICPTEALSTTSKASAILFDPLLCVRCHLCHDVCEKGSIKLAEYFDTKQFFEPEAKILAKFTIVRCEDCGICFTYFGGEKICQRCKIEEEEAKQLWGIE; from the coding sequence TTGATAAGGCTTGATGCGGCTAAGTGTGTCCGCTACTACTCAAAACTAAATGAGTGCAATAGTTGTGAGCAGATCTGCCCTGCTGATGTAATTGAGACGCAAGAAGGGTCGCTTGCATTAAAGCAAGATGGCTGTATCGATTGTGGCGCATGTGTTGGGGTGTGTCCCACTGAAGCATTGCAACTGAGTGATTTTAATGTTACAGAGTTCTTTTTTGATTTTGTAAAATCTGATGAAAAAATCATTTCATGTAAAAGCAACTTTGTCTGCCTTGCAGCATTAGGAGTGGAGTATCTCATAGCGCTTGGGGCAGTCAAAGAGATTGTGCTTGATATTGGACACTGTGAGACATGTGATATTAAAGAGAAGTGTTTTGCGCAAATAGAGCACAATATTGCAGAAGCCAACTATGTACTTGAGGCTATTGAGCAAAGAGGAGTGCAAGCCAAAAAACTTGGAGTGCAAAAAGAGAATGTTCCAGATAGGAGAGAGTTTTTTAATATCTTTACACTCAAAAATGTAGTAAAAACGAAAGCAAAAATTGATGAGCAGCTTGAAGCTTTAGAAGATCCAACAGTTGGCCTTGATACAGAGCAGATTCGAGCCATTAGGCAAAAGAGTATTCCAAATAAGCGAAAACTCCTCTTTACTCTTCTTAAAAAAATTGAAAAACCAGCAAACTACAAGTATCTTGAAAATGAGCATTTGAGTTTTACATCAGAAAAAGAGATTGATGAGAGCTGCGATAACTGCTCTATTTGTTATCGTATATGCCCAACAGAGGCACTCAGTACCACGAGTAAGGCGTCTGCAATTTTGTTTGATCCTTTGCTTTGTGTGCGATGTCATCTGTGTCATGATGTGTGTGAAAAAGGAAGCATCAAGCTAGCTGAATATTTTGATACAAAGCAGTTTTTCGAACCTGAAGCCAAAATATTAGCGAAATTTACAATAGTAAGATGTGAAGATTGTGGAATATGTTTTACCTATTTTGGTGGAGAGAAAATTTGTCAAAGATGTAAAATCGAAGAGGAAGAGGCAAAACAGTTGTGGGGGATAGAATGA
- a CDS encoding TorD/DmsD family molecular chaperone yields the protein MTHSRNAMYGLISRIFVGEMDDLTLATIEKLPNFQELFPHYYEWRERQNKSRYKLINEVLNVDFTDIAVLHLIPYETFYTREDGMIESGGANPVLQVYNDLGFRVDYERARVVSPDHIGVELEFMKLLTEAQQKAEEENDEEAVQSIKAEQKKFLENHLLQFAPMYFINVVEQARTPFYKDAAKLALEFLLEDYEYLSEEIA from the coding sequence TTGACTCATAGTAGAAATGCAATGTATGGACTTATTTCAAGAATTTTTGTTGGCGAGATGGATGATTTAACGCTTGCTACCATTGAAAAATTACCAAATTTTCAAGAACTTTTTCCTCATTACTATGAATGGAGAGAGCGTCAAAATAAGAGCCGCTATAAACTTATCAATGAAGTTCTCAACGTAGATTTCACTGACATTGCAGTACTTCATCTTATACCGTATGAGACTTTTTATACGCGTGAAGACGGAATGATAGAGAGCGGTGGAGCAAATCCTGTATTGCAGGTATATAATGATTTGGGATTTCGTGTGGATTATGAGAGGGCGCGCGTAGTAAGCCCTGATCATATTGGAGTGGAGCTAGAGTTTATGAAGCTACTTACCGAAGCGCAGCAAAAGGCTGAAGAAGAGAACGACGAAGAGGCTGTGCAATCGATAAAAGCAGAGCAAAAGAAGTTTTTAGAAAATCATCTTTTACAATTTGCTCCAATGTATTTTATCAATGTTGTAGAGCAAGCTCGTACACCATTTTATAAAGATGCTGCAAAGCTTGCTTTAGAGTTTTTGCTTGAAGATTATGAGTATTTGAGTGAGGAGATTGCTTGA
- a CDS encoding c-type cytochrome: MKKALLLSITAIYLLAQDSNVTQGEQLYTKNGCYGCHGSKAEGANSFPKLAGKSESYIIKRLHGYKNGTIHSNRADMMTPFAKALNENEIKAIAQYIHSLGKKKLFDEERYFQDYEIGTSSGS; encoded by the coding sequence ATGAAAAAAGCCCTTCTTTTAAGTATCACTGCAATTTATCTATTAGCACAGGATAGTAATGTAACACAAGGTGAGCAGCTCTATACAAAAAATGGATGTTATGGATGTCACGGCAGTAAAGCTGAAGGTGCAAACAGTTTTCCAAAACTCGCTGGAAAAAGTGAGTCTTATATAATTAAACGACTTCATGGATACAAAAATGGAACTATCCATTCCAATAGAGCCGATATGATGACACCTTTTGCTAAAGCATTAAATGAAAATGAGATAAAGGCAATTGCCCAGTATATTCACTCTCTTGGTAAGAAGAAACTGTTTGATGAAGAGCGCTATTTTCAAGATTATGAGATAGGAACAAGTAGCGGGAGCTAA
- a CDS encoding molybdopterin-dependent oxidoreductase, translating to MSFLESRRNFLKGTAAAAVAGIAVSKGVFETIAEAKSEEVGKFTNTPKTISFYPPLEEWDDFKELDGDDWKRGGIDRKGVQSEDNPDGIYVNDFVIVPTVCSNCEAGCGLTAWVDKKSLTVKKYMGNPLHTGSRGRNCAKGYAVWSQMYDPDRVPFPLKRAPGSKRGEGKWVRVTWDDAMKEIGKKVAELLEKGDEVSRKMFIYHVGRPNENGFSGKVPHTLGFDGFDSHTNICSAGARQGSIQWANDDRNSPDWANSRLIFLQSSHAADAGHYFQQSAGLIADARKKGAKLVVIDPRLSNSAGMADLWLPVWPGTEAALYLYLANRVLHEKKKNGEDMVDHEFVKNWVNWKKLMKDKEYLGFIKEKGYISRLPKDESYESFVELLKDMYKPYDLDFVVKECKLEGQEYKLEQLWEMIQDAGDKISTYLWRAGTIGHRGGWMNTRSGFLLLALTGALKGDIGGVSWHHWHEVSVNGKFFKATVAGKAPERVDTWNDYSWPPEYPLSTYEMSFLLPHLIMDDEWREKWNKRGFKVAEKIAVWVPRMYNPVWINPDGFRWIEALKREDKFELTFNLSPTWSETNWYCDYVLPTGLSGERHDQQSAPTKPEQWTAFRQPALRVALEKMGWKPKDPTRATLEAHIKAGLGEIWEENEFWANLFVHYVDPDGKYGVKQYWASKEDPNRAITIAELYDAAFANLPKLKKAAIAAYPNSKYPCYEFMRDRGAWTEETDVYKPQEEEIPFDGEYYTIHGKKVHKDHVEKDEYDVLYHDGKPFGIEIDGKVYHGFHTPDKRLDFYVDWLAKEYQWPEYAIPIYPRDRRERKEMVHLVTQVHHDYIKDKNQFALNTIYRLPYNIHTRSVNSKHLMEISQNHNPIWIHTSDAKRLGIKKGDKIRVRIVDTVSGLESGYFVAMAIPTEATRPGVLANSHHAGRWKLKNAVEIPGFEHKLGVMGVGAPLYKMEMDGKIGKMRAKEGLDKGLKKREDSWQFKEINKDLDNIWWDGLTGAWQNAVAPVHPDPIAGNHAWHQMVYIEKAKPGDKFGDVYVNYENNFKTYQAWRDKLTRPVSEKMKFRRPPWIKRPATPLTLRAYKNPMYKG from the coding sequence ATGAGTTTTTTAGAAAGTAGAAGAAATTTTCTCAAAGGCACAGCAGCTGCTGCAGTAGCAGGAATAGCTGTGAGCAAAGGTGTATTTGAAACTATTGCTGAAGCAAAAAGTGAAGAAGTAGGAAAATTTACCAATACACCAAAAACCATCTCTTTTTATCCTCCACTTGAAGAGTGGGATGATTTTAAAGAGCTTGATGGTGACGATTGGAAAAGAGGTGGTATAGATCGCAAAGGTGTACAAAGCGAAGATAACCCAGATGGTATCTATGTAAATGATTTTGTCATTGTTCCAACAGTATGTAGTAACTGTGAAGCTGGGTGTGGTTTGACTGCGTGGGTTGACAAAAAGAGCTTAACAGTTAAAAAATATATGGGTAACCCGCTCCATACGGGAAGCCGTGGTCGCAACTGTGCAAAAGGGTATGCAGTTTGGTCACAGATGTATGATCCAGATAGAGTCCCATTCCCACTTAAGCGTGCACCTGGAAGCAAAAGAGGTGAAGGAAAGTGGGTTCGCGTAACCTGGGATGATGCTATGAAAGAGATCGGCAAAAAAGTAGCCGAACTTTTAGAAAAAGGTGATGAAGTAAGTAGAAAAATGTTCATCTACCATGTCGGTCGACCAAATGAGAATGGATTTAGTGGGAAAGTGCCTCACACACTTGGTTTTGACGGATTTGACTCACATACTAACATCTGTAGTGCAGGTGCAAGACAAGGTTCAATCCAGTGGGCAAATGATGATAGGAACTCACCAGACTGGGCAAATAGTAGGCTTATTTTCTTGCAATCTTCCCATGCTGCAGATGCAGGACACTACTTCCAACAAAGTGCAGGATTAATTGCAGATGCAAGAAAGAAAGGTGCAAAACTTGTTGTAATTGATCCACGTCTCTCAAATAGTGCTGGTATGGCTGATCTTTGGCTTCCAGTTTGGCCTGGAACAGAAGCTGCATTGTATCTTTACTTAGCAAATAGAGTACTTCATGAGAAGAAGAAAAATGGTGAAGATATGGTTGACCATGAATTTGTGAAAAACTGGGTCAACTGGAAGAAACTCATGAAAGATAAAGAGTATCTGGGCTTCATCAAAGAAAAAGGGTATATTAGCAGACTTCCAAAAGATGAGAGCTATGAGAGTTTTGTTGAGCTACTCAAAGATATGTATAAGCCATACGATCTTGACTTTGTTGTCAAAGAGTGTAAGCTTGAAGGGCAAGAGTATAAGCTTGAACAGCTTTGGGAGATGATACAGGATGCTGGAGATAAAATATCAACTTATTTATGGCGAGCTGGGACTATTGGCCATAGAGGTGGATGGATGAACACAAGAAGTGGCTTCTTGCTCCTAGCACTCACTGGTGCACTTAAAGGTGATATTGGTGGAGTAAGTTGGCACCATTGGCATGAAGTAAGTGTCAACGGTAAATTTTTCAAAGCGACAGTAGCTGGAAAAGCGCCAGAGCGTGTCGATACATGGAATGACTACTCATGGCCACCAGAGTATCCACTCTCTACATACGAGATGAGTTTTTTGCTTCCACACCTTATTATGGATGATGAGTGGAGAGAAAAATGGAATAAACGAGGATTTAAAGTAGCAGAAAAAATAGCTGTATGGGTACCACGTATGTATAACCCAGTTTGGATCAATCCAGATGGTTTCCGATGGATAGAAGCACTGAAGCGAGAAGACAAGTTTGAACTAACATTCAACCTTTCACCAACCTGGAGTGAGACAAACTGGTACTGTGATTATGTATTGCCAACAGGGCTTTCTGGCGAGAGACATGACCAGCAATCTGCTCCTACAAAACCAGAGCAGTGGACAGCATTTAGACAACCAGCTTTAAGAGTTGCATTAGAAAAAATGGGATGGAAGCCAAAAGATCCAACAAGAGCAACACTTGAAGCACATATTAAAGCTGGTCTTGGGGAAATTTGGGAAGAGAATGAGTTTTGGGCAAATCTTTTTGTTCACTATGTTGATCCAGATGGAAAATATGGCGTAAAACAGTACTGGGCAAGTAAAGAGGATCCAAACCGGGCTATCACAATTGCAGAGCTCTATGATGCAGCATTTGCTAACTTACCAAAACTTAAAAAAGCAGCAATTGCAGCATATCCAAACAGTAAGTATCCTTGCTATGAGTTTATGAGAGATAGAGGTGCATGGACAGAAGAGACTGATGTATATAAACCACAAGAAGAAGAGATTCCATTTGATGGAGAGTATTACACTATTCATGGGAAGAAAGTTCATAAAGACCATGTAGAAAAAGATGAGTATGATGTACTCTATCATGATGGAAAGCCATTTGGAATAGAAATTGATGGGAAAGTCTATCATGGGTTCCATACACCAGATAAGAGACTCGATTTCTATGTAGATTGGCTTGCAAAAGAGTATCAGTGGCCTGAATATGCAATTCCTATCTACCCACGAGATAGGAGAGAGCGCAAAGAGATGGTGCATCTCGTAACACAGGTTCACCACGATTATATTAAAGATAAAAACCAATTTGCACTCAATACAATTTATAGATTGCCATACAACATCCATACACGAAGCGTTAACTCTAAGCATTTGATGGAGATTAGCCAAAACCATAACCCTATATGGATCCATACAAGTGATGCGAAGAGACTAGGAATTAAAAAAGGCGATAAGATTCGAGTACGAATCGTGGATACAGTAAGTGGGCTTGAAAGTGGATATTTTGTTGCAATGGCAATTCCAACTGAAGCTACAAGACCAGGAGTTTTAGCAAATAGTCACCACGCAGGACGATGGAAACTTAAAAATGCGGTAGAGATTCCTGGGTTTGAGCATAAGCTTGGTGTCATGGGAGTTGGAGCACCTCTGTATAAAATGGAGATGGATGGTAAAATCGGTAAGATGCGCGCAAAAGAGGGACTAGATAAGGGACTTAAGAAACGAGAAGATAGCTGGCAATTTAAAGAGATCAATAAAGATCTCGATAACATCTGGTGGGATGGTTTAACTGGTGCATGGCAAAATGCAGTAGCTCCAGTGCATCCAGATCCAATTGCAGGTAACCATGCGTGGCATCAGATGGTTTATATCGAAAAAGCAAAACCGGGTGATAAGTTTGGTGATGTCTATGTGAACTATGAAAATAACTTCAAAACATATCAAGCTTGGAGGGATAAACTGACTCGTCCAGTAAGCGAGAAGATGAAGTTTAGACGTCCACCTTGGATCAAACGACCTGCAACACCTCTTACATTAAGAGCCTATAAAAACCCTATGTATAAAGGGTAA